The following coding sequences lie in one Maylandia zebra isolate NMK-2024a linkage group LG14, Mzebra_GT3a, whole genome shotgun sequence genomic window:
- the LOC101476694 gene encoding claudin-4 has protein sequence MASAGFQMLGTALCIIGWIGVIVICALPQWKVTAFIGQNIVTAQTTWEGIWMTCVVQSTGQMQCKVYDSMLALSSDLQAARALTIIAILLGVIGILLAMAGGKCTNCVEDESSKTKIGIAAGVVFIIAGVLCLVPVCWTANTVIQEFYSPMLIASQKKELGASLFIGWGAGGLLIIGGAFLCANCPPKDNYSAKYSAPRSSAPAANKGYV, from the coding sequence ATGGCTTCGGCTGGCTTTCAGATGCTGGGCACTGCCCTGTGCATTATTGGATGGATTGGGGTCATTGTTATCTGTGCTTTACCTCAGTGGAAAGTTACAGCCTTCATCGGCCAGAACATTGTCACAGCTCAAACTACATGGGAAGGCATCTGGATGACCTGTGTAGTCCAGAGCACAGGCCAGATGCAGTGCAAAGTTTATGATTCAATGCTGGCCCTGTCTTCAGACCTCCAGGCTGCTCGAGCCCTTACTATCATCGCGATCCTGCTTGGTGTCATTGGCATCCTACTGGCCATGGCTGGAGGGAAATGCACCAACTGTGTGGAGGATGAGAGCTCAAAAACCAAAATTGGCATTGCAGCTGGAGTGGTCTTCATCATTGCAGGTGTTTTGTGCCTTGTCCCAGTGTGCTGGACAGCAAACACCGTCATACAGGAATTCTACAGTCCAATGTTAATTGCTTCTCAGAAGAAGGAACTGGGAGCTTCTCTGTTCATTGGCTGGGGAGCAGGAGGCCTCCTCATCATCGGTGGTGCATTCCTCTGTGCCAACTGTCCTCCCAAGGATAACTACTCTGCCAAGTACTCAGCTCCCCGTTCATCTGCTCCAGCTGCAAACAAGGGCTACGTTTGA
- the LOC101475220 gene encoding claudin-4: MPSMGLEILGVALAFLGWIFAIASCVLPMWKVTAFIQSNIITTETSWEGIWMECRIQSTGYMGCKIHYSMLDLSPELQAARALTILSILLGIVGLFAAFVGAKCTNCVDEKATKAQVMIVAGVNFILASLSQMIPVSWFAHNIMMDFHNSTGSGEKKDFGAALYLGWAAAAFLLIGGAILLCSRPQKPQKKHGPPSTVYAQPKSVVPSDYDRKDYV, translated from the coding sequence ATGCCTTCAATGGGATTAGAGATTCTTGGAGTGGCCCTGGCTTTCCTTGGATGGATCTTTGCCATTGCATCTTGCGTTTTGCCCATGTGGAAAGTAACAGCTTTTATTCAAAGTAATATCATCACTACTGAGACGAGCTGGGAGGGCATCTGGATGGAGTGCCGAATCCAGAGCACAGGTTACATGGGGTGTAAAATTCATTACTCCATGTTGGATCTAAGTCCTGAGCTTCAGGCCGCGCGTGCCCTTACTATCCTCTCCATTCTTTTGGGAATTGTGGGGCTTTTTGCAGCCTTTGTGGGAGCAAAGTGTACCAACTGTGTGGATGAAAAGGCAACCAAGGCTCAAGTGATGATTGTTGCTGGTGTGAACTTTATCCTGGCATCTCTGAGCCAGATGATACCCGTGTCATGGTTTGCCCACAATATCATGATGGACTTCCACAATTCAACGGGATCGGGGGAGAAGAAAGACTTCGGTGCAGCTTTGTACCTGGGCTGGGCAGCAGCTGCTTTTCTTCTCATAGGAGGGGCCATCCTCTTGTGCAGCCGGCCCCAGAAGCCTCAGAAAAAGCATGGGCCTCCATCAACGGTATACGCTCAACCTAAGTCCGTCGTCCCCAGTGACTATGACAGGAAAGACTACGTCTGA
- the LOC101474931 gene encoding claudin-3, with protein MYSTGLEILGIILAVAGWLGVMVTCGLPMWRVAAYIGQNIVISQVIWEGLWMNCSVQSTGQMHCKVHDSMLGLPVDLQAARALVIISLVLCIVGIILSVAGAKCTNCSRDVSSKPRLMVAAGVTFVVAGLLLLLAVSWTAHAIVLGFYDPMLEETGKRETLNMSIGLELIGISLCIIGWLIAIVSCALPMWRVTAFIGSNIVTAQIIWEGLWMTCVVQSTGQMQCKVYDSMLALSQDLQAARALTVISILLAILALLIAIAGAKCTNCIEDEASKAKVMIISGVFFIVSGVMQLIPVSWSANTIIRDFYNPLLTDAQRRELGAAMYIGWGAAALLILGGGLLCFSCPPRETRYNPSRMAYSAPRSVGGPGLERKDYV; from the exons ATGTATTCTACCGGTTTGGAGATCCTCGGGATCATTCTGGCTGTGGCTGGCTGGCTGGGAGTAATGGTGACCTGTGGCCTGCCTATGTGGAGAGTGGCTGCCTACATCGGCCAGAACATTGTCATCTCTCAGGTTATCTGGGAAGGCTTGTGGATGAACTGTTCTGTACAGAGCACAGGACAGATGCACTGCAAGGTACATGACTCCATGCTGGGGCTTCCAGTTGACCTGCAAGCAGCTCGTGCCTTGGTCATCATCTCTCTGGTTCTTTGCATTGTGGGCATCATTTTGTCAGTGGCTGGTGCCAAGTGCACCAACTGTAGCCGGGATGTGAGCAGTAAACCTCGCCTCATGGTGGCTGCTGGGGTGACATTTGTGGTGGCTGGACTGCTGCTTCTGCTGGCTGTGTCCTGGACAGCTCACGCCATTGTCCTGGGCTTCTATGACCCCATGCTGGAGGAGACAGGGAAGAGGGA gacCCTCAACATGTCTATAGGGCTGGAGTTGATTGGCATTTCCCTCTGCATTATAGGATGGCTTATTGCCATTGTGTCTTGTGCCCTCCCGATGTGGAGGGTGACAGCCTTCATTGGCAGCAACATTGTGACAGCTCAGATCATTTGGGAGGGCCTGTGGATGACTTGCGTGGTCCAGAGCACTGGACAGATGCAGTGTAAGGTGTATGACTCTATGCTCGCCCTCTCCCAAGATCTTCAAGCTGCCCGAGCTCTCACAGTCATCTCCATCCTGTTAGCAATCCTGGCTTTGCTCATTGCTATTGCTGGGGCCAAGTGCACCAACTGCATTGAAGACGAGGCATCCAAGGCCAAAGTGATGATCATCTCTGGAGTCTTCTTCATTGTATCCGGTGTCATGCAGCTCATTCCTGTCTCCTGGTCTGCGAACACCATAATCAGGGATTTCTACAATCCGTTACTCACTGATGCCCAGCGGAGGGAGCTGGGGGCTGCAATGTATATTGGCTGGGGAGCCGCTGCACTCCTGATTCTGGGCGGTGGACTGCTCTGTTTCTCCTGTCCGCCTCGTGAGACACGATACAACCCTTCACGAATGGCTTATTCTGCCCCACGGTCTGTCGGTGGGCCAGGTTTAGAAAGGAAAGACTATGTATga